The DNA window TGATATCTCGATGGATTACGGGTGGGCGACAATCGTGGTGAAGATAGGCTAGGCCTTGTGCGATTCCAACTGCCACGTTATACCGCGACACCCAATCGACTAATAGTTGCTTTTCGGATGCCTCTTTTCCGTGAAGAGACTCCCACAAGCTCCCGTTTGTCATGTACTCGTAGATTAGCATAGTCTCTTTGTTATTATGAAGCAATCCTAATAACCTAACGATGTTTCTATGTCTTAACCTCCCCAACATATTCGCCTCCCCCACGAGATCCAAACCTTCGTCGGTTCCTGTCTTCCACATCTTTTTAACCGCCACGACCGTATCTGATCTCGGGACATCGGCCTTGTAGACTATCCCACTCCCGCCCATTCCAACCACGTTTGTTTCCTTGATGCATGCCAAGATGTCATTGCTAGTGAAGTCGAGTCTTTGAAAAGCCATTAACCTCCACGGCCACTCGCTCTTCCCCATTTCAAAGCTTTCGTGGAAACAAAAGTTCCCATTCGAACGCCACTTATAGTATAACGACCAACCGCTAACGAGCGAAATCACAATCGCCAACATTATCGAGATTCCAATAACGCATGTCGCAACCATATGCCTCGTGTGCATGCCAGGGTTTTTTTGTTTCAAGGTGCGATTACCCGAGCAAGGAGGAAGGACTCCTCCGCATAGACCGACGTTCCCAATGAGATCCTCAGAATTAATCGTTCTAAGCATCCCGTTGGAAGGGACCGGCCCTTCCAACGTGTTATAAGAAACATTGAGCAATTCTAATGTGGGCGAGTTCCCAAAATTTTCCGGGATCCCGCCCGTAAGAGAATTATGAGAAATATCAAGAACCGATAACGTGGGCATCATCGCGATTGCCCTCGGTATCGGTCCCGTCAGAAGGTTGTTACGCAGGTTGAGCGATACTAACCTCTCGCATGAAGCAACGCTTGCCGGAATGTGTCCGGAAAACCGGTTAGAGGAAAGATCGAGTAGCAATAGCGACGGGCAATCCTGGAATTGGTCAGGGATTTCGCCGGAGAGTTTATTATCAGCGACTAAGAAGTTTTGGAGAGACGGAATGGAGAGGATTGAAGATGGGATTAAGGATTGAAGATGGTTATGAGAAATGTCAATAAAAGATAGTGAAATAGATAAAGAAAGATCATTTGGGATTTGACCtgaaaaattattgtttgctAATTCAAGTCTTTGGAGCTTCCCCAGATTCCCAAACCCCACCGGAATTCCGCCGGAAAGACTGTTATTCTGCATCCGGACACGAACCAATGAGCCACAACCGGATAACTCAGATGGAATAGGGCCGGAGAAACCATTGTTGAATAATATAAGTTTAGTGAGTTTTCCTCCGCCGCATAAAGTCGTCGGAATTTGGCCGGAGAAGGAATTGGATGAAATGTCTAGCCATTGAAGAGGCGAATTCCGGCCGAGATTGGACGGAAGTGATCCTGAAAACGAGTTATTCCATAACTCAACGATCTTCAACTGGGTTAAATCTCCAATCCCAGATGGAACTTGACCGGAGAATCGATTACACATGAGATTAAGAAGCTGTAGATTCTTTAATAAAGAGATCTCCGCCGGAATCTCACCGGATAATAGATTATCAGAAAGATCCAAGAACTGAAGTGAAGTTAGATTTCCAAATTCATAAGGAATCTCTCCTTCGAAATCATTAGTATACAAGAATACCGTCTCCAGTTTCTTCAATTTCCCCAATTCAGCTGGTATTCTCCCTCCAAGATTCCCATACGCCAAATCAATATATCTCAAATTCGTCAAATTTCCAATCTCAATTGGAATTCCACCTTCAAAATCATTATACCCAGCAACAATAATCTCCAACGAAGCAAGTCGTCCCAATTCTTTCGGCAATTCGCCGGAAAGATTATTCCCAGATAGCCCAAGAAACTTAAGTTTATCCAAATTCTCCAAAGATTTAGGTATCGATCCTTGAAAGAAATTCCCCCGGAGATCAAGATCTTCCAACGTTTTAATTCTCCCAAGATCATCTGGAACATTTCCTGTGAAGTTATTTCCAGATGCATTAAACGTCTTCAACATCACCAAATTTGCGAACCCAGGTGGGAGTTCGCCGGAAAAGGAATTCTGACTCACGTCCAGGACCTCTAGTGAGGTTAGATTGACAATGGAGGGTGAAATGACGGAGGAGAATCCGTTGCAGCTAAAGTTGAGATATGTGAGGGAGATGAGACGTTGGATTTCATCGGAGATACTTCCGGTGAGATTCATGTTGGAGAGATCGAGGGTATTGACATTGCCGATGGAGTTGCATTGAACTCCATTCCAGTTGCAGTAGGATTGAGCCGAAGCATGATTCCAATCCTTGAGCTGGTCTAATGGGTCACTAAACCCGGCTTTAATGGAAAGAAGAACagtaacttcttcttcttcttgttcattattattattattaacagatCCCAAGGCCACAATGGAACAgtagaagaaggagaagaagatgaagaagaaaagtaATGGTGTTTTCATGGCGATTATCCCTTTTTGATATTAATAATCTGTTCACTACTTCAGTTAGAGTTAGACCCACTTAAGGTTTCCTCCACCATTTTCAAACAGAGATAGTATAATAATGAGGACTGTAGTTGCAGAGAAGAAGTAGATATATAAGTAAGTATATATGAATGAGTAAACTTTGTATTATTACTTACTTACatggaaagaagaagaagaagatgctcaCTACTTCTTTCTCAACATTTTCTCTCATATAAAGTCAACTCACACTCATTGTTTCTTTACTTCATAATTTTGTTACAAATTTTACCTACTTGAATTacactttttatattaaataaccaaattttactttttcaatttGGGCacatgtaataaaataatttacataaaTGTTGCACAATCTTTCACAATTATGGTATTCTACGCTAACAACTCAAGACAAAGAcgtttttaaagtaaaaattgaatataagatatttgttttttaaaataaattgttttttcgGTTGAGCTATTTATTAGGttaattaaagtaaaatgaGTATCTTAACTATTTGTATATGATAACATTTTGTTACGAGAACAAAATTCACAGattcgattctcacttaaaatatttttaagtttaaaatgaaTGTTTAACTTatggctgcaaatgagtcaagttgTATGTGAGTCGCTAACGAGCCACTCGGTCAAAATTTGACTTGAATTTGACTTTGATCAAgtttgagtcgagctcgagccagctcgtttaatattcgagtcgagcttgagctcatataatacttgGTCGATAACTTGTCGAGTTTTTCCGAgtctgataataaataatatatttatttattttaatattaaaacttaaaatttaaaataaatatttaaaattttaattttaattcaagttTTCGATTTGAGCCGAGCTTGTAAGTtaatagtcgagtcgagctcaaatTTCTAAACTCGAACTTGAGTTCGAGTcaagctaataaatacttaattgagtcgagctcgagctcaaatttataaactcgttcaaactcaaatttataaactcgctcgagttcgagtcgagctaataaatatttaattgagtcGAGTTCTAGCTCAAGCTGGCTTGAACtcagcttgactcatttgcctCCCTAGTTTAGTTATAGAGTCATGCTAGCTTccaacattaaaaataaataaatagcttttaattttaaaagtatactattaataaatattataatattatccaataaagacataaaaatattttattagagtaaatcaaatatgaaaatcctctaattttttttaagagtaaTAGAGTAATTATGGGGAACGATTGaatacaataactcaatttaatccaattaaatCAAATGATTCCTTAATGAGAAAGGAATGATAGTCTTCAAGTGTATGTATGTATAATGACATAGATAGCTGAATTAAGAGTGAAGCCTACTCAATTTATCCATTATGACTAGTCGTgtgcattttttaaatttattttttgtaattaatatttaaaatattttaatgcatACTATATATGCTATCAATTAGTAATAAAGAAAATTGACCaacataaaattttcaaataattatacaaaatttaataacaaaacatCATAGTTCATTACTAAATTATGGAGATTTACATAGTGACATAATTATTATGCTACTAAATtgttattcatttaaaatattaaattatgtattaaCAAAATTATCACTAACTAACTCTTTGGACATATGTTGTTCacaattgaattaatattatattaatactttACTCAATTAAATTACCAAATTAATTTAAGTGATAAtgttttattctttcaaaaaaaaagaacTATCAAGATAtatatcatgtattttttagaTAAGTACAAAAACATATACCCAATTATTTGCTTACAATATTATTTAGTGACCTAatttgttttattcataaataaatggTGATGGCTTATAAGTTATTAtttgttgttgttattattaaattgaaataatgaCAAACTTGTTGATCATATACATTAGACAAGATGAAGAGTCATATGCCCATTTGGTTATGTAAAAagttaacaaataattaataaagataacatatgtaaaataaaaaagaattacaaattgatatcaaacaaaatgtgggaaataaaatagttttagaaCATGGGAAAGGGGAGAAGAAATAACATGGAAGAAAGTGATGGACAAAAGGCAATCATGGTCTGTCAATTCTCACAttgaaaagaattaaaaaaaataaaattatttttttgttaccatgtaataatatattaaattatataagagaataaattacATGTTTTCACATGTCCCCATGTGGGACAGGTCGTTTTGGATATtactgttttattttattttttttaatctcactAAATTGCTTTAAAACATAGATGGGATAATTGAGGCCATGTGGAATTTTAGCAGCTTCTTAATCTTCAATGTGATTTACAATTTgggttttgtttaaaaaaaatatattaattaataatataaagagagaTCTAGAGAAAGAACATGGGCACCCCCACATGGGTAAGTACACCCCTTTGTTGGCATCACCTATcctaatttaaattcaaatctcatctcaattttcattttaagtGTCAATTTGATCCTCTAACCCTAACAAATGATGCTGGTTACACCTTTCTTAGGTCTAGtcttaatcttatttttatgaatatacACAAAGTTGATCTTATTTTGGTACCCTTTTGGTGATATGTGTATAACAATTCAAAactttagataaaaaaatggaAGTATATATCATTGGAACTTATAAAATTGGGACAAAATTGAGTTTTGGAGGTTCAATATTCAACATTTGAGATTTGTGGTTACATTTAATTAGTTTGTGTATGATTTTGTAAGacctttattttttcttttcattgttGTTTCATGGGTGTAGAATGTAGATCTTAATAATACTACAACAATTTTGTTGTTTCATGTATGTCTTCATTTAAAGTTTCATGAATAAAATTCAGTATTAGATAATCTCTTATTaataatcgtttaaaaaaattaataaaactctgTTTCGGGCAATAAAAAACTTATTGTGACAATACcagaaataaaaaagaaaaaatagactaaaaattcaaatattgaacTTAAACATATTAAGCAACTAAACTAGTTCATCTTTATTAATTGAAATacgaaattattatatttattcaacttaacctaatatataataaaataaattaaaattttcgaaTAGACTCCCAAAACTCAAGGTCGTCGTCCTGCATGTATAGGTCGTGATTATGTTAGTACTAATTTGACTCAATTTATAATCTCAAATAAATCACGATTGTATTATAAGTTATTACAATAAATAAtgtatcaataataaataaaactaaacatAGATTAacttttagaatattttatgCGATTAAGAAACTTAAATTGGAGGACTAATTATATCAAACATACTTACgttaattatacaaataaatttaatatgatgaaacatttaaatatttaatgaattagcTAGAGTATATGAAACATTAAATATCCGGTTCAATGTTGGACTTGAGTTTGATATGGGCCTAAAAAATATAGTTCAAAATCAAATGCAACTGGTCATATTGTATTGGACCAACTTATTTTCATAATTGGGCTGGACTTTACATTGATTAGGCCCATTTAAGCTTAGGTAGTTAAcaacaagtaaaattttatagacACATTAATGAATTTCGAATAATCGCAGGTTTGAAGTTATGAtgctttgattttttttgtaatgaaaTTGAAACTCCCCTttcctttaaataataataaaaaaattatattcagaaaaaaaaattaatcatataaattttaattatactaaattatattttaattcagtTTCAATTAAATCATTGAGATTATTCGATTTCAGTAatcagaaaaaatatatattttatttattacctcgtttaattcattaatcaaaataataaaatattttttattttatcatattaatcacaaatatttttaagtcaAAAGTCAGATCAAGACCCAAGTTAATCAAAGAACTCTATgtggaaaaatattttaataatttcttatattaatcgATTTATTCAGCTTTCATACTAACTATTTTATTACTACAACTATGTACTAGTAAGGCCTGATAGCACAATTTAACCAATGCATTTGTACAGGTttacaaaatattgaaaatatttttatttttgttgaagttTGAACACacgatttattttttttgtgctAATAAATTTGAGTTaggttaattttatattaatatattatgcatctctttatatttttaaaattattaaaaaatattaaaaatataaaagttgcGACCCATAAATATCTATCTTTTGGGGGCCGATACTAGGCAATCGGTACCGTAACTCATTGGatagtaaattaattattcagGAACCCTTTTCATTTTACTATCCAAACCCGACgggtattattatttttatctttattccTGATTCGTCGGGTACCTGATCTCTGACTAGTGCCCCATTACccgataaatatttataaaattataaagattaaaaaagaaaaaatatatatttattaaacaagaaaataattttaaaattaataatattaaaatgttaaaaaactaataaaaatattatttactcaCGTATTTATGCTAGGTAGATGTTAAGAAGATAAGTTGAATAAaagtgtaaaaaaaaaaaaaaaagttaaatactgaatatgaaaaataatgagagaaaaatataatttaaaaaaaaattaaaactaagaataatgaaaaataaataacttttattgaaatattaaaaataaaattggagtGAAGTGTgataacaacaaaaacaaaataaatatgtatttatacgtatttatgatgatatttgtattgatatgaaatttgaaatgttatattaaattttaataaaaaaatgttctatttttaatattagtacAAACGGATATCGAGTTTAGGTTTCGCACAATCTCCGTCCCCGAACTCAGTTTAAAATACTTGAATCCGATCCTCGGATATCCTCCATTAACAATTGTCATCTGACTACATATCCTCAAATTTTGAATATGAAccacttattaattttattctaaatataatGAGATATACTTTAAGACATATAGACGTGAATatgaacaatttattaattttattttaaatataatgagaTATTAATAAGAAGGTAAcctcttttaatttaaaacttatattttcaaataatttcatgtcaatattaatttcaatatttttatttttattaaaactaaaattcatTAGTTGTACATATTCTCGCCATATCATTTACACCTTAAAATGGTGTGTTATTTGTATTCTTTTGACTACTTTGTCTAACTAAATACTtacactttttttatttatcatttatttgtttttaaaacaattatatatatatatatatatatatatatatttaaggagtcataattaaatactattttgttaatataaattttaacttaaacaaataagaaaataaaatattttactgactaatatatgtatttatttgagtacttttaaaaacaaaaaggtttaaataaaaataaaaacttgaaaaattgtaaataattttttaaaattaatgcaattatttaatttgaatataattaaactatCTATGAGTCCAAGTTTAAATAGATTTACAATTTTTAGGTccaaaataaagtttaaataactaatgtttctatatatatatacattagtaacattaatatgaatttgaactttcataaaaataataataaaatgaatgacatcttctaatatatataatcaatgcTATGAGCTGTTATTTTCTTATCCTCCATATTGGGTAAAAAGAAAGTTGAATTATTGAGGAGTTAATACTATATATGGTTCTTAAGGTAAATATAGCAATTCATCTTAAAAAGctaatatataatgtaaataGAAAATATGCTTTAAATTACCTTCAAATTTTCATGTACAACTTGGCTCCAATTTCAACTCAAAaagaattaaacattattttatgtatacttatttgaaatactaatttaaatcTTGAGTTTtggcttaaaaaataaaactataatattgagctataatatattaactggTACAATATACGattattaaaattctaattaaaattctaataaatttttataaaataaaaacaaaatggaTATATAGGAATTTACAATTCAATTTCAAAACAAACTATTCATGAATACATCACTCTCAAAATGACTCAATtcatacaattaattaattttaatcttactactgtatattaaatataattttatcacattattttcatcatataaatggatatttgaagTTGGTAAGAGATTAATGATTAAACAAACAAgttttttatactaataaataaaaattcaaattattcataaaatattttggatcaataaaaaacaatcttctaaaaaaaaaagcaacccaaattaatattttattacaatattatacactcattattattattttaaataataatctaaGATGTTATATGAATAATTGTGGATTTTATAGAATGATCTTGATTTTGGTTTAAAACATTTTGAATGTTTCAACTAAACTTCTTAAATATTCACtgcaaaataagtttaaaattgtCAACTACTGCaaaatttgaaatgaattttgtgtttaacatattttaatacatatttttttacttagttTTATGTCATAAGTTTAAATccttataaatgattttatttatttatccagTCTTACTTAAcatatatgttatttaattagttataaataatatattttaaaaagtaagaaaataatattgatttaaattaataacttattttatttgactattaaatgaatttaaaaaaatgtttaataaatatattttaatactaaatgaattataaattaaattaaatgtctTATAATGGTACAAATGTGACACATGACAAAGGTAGtgaaatataaagaaaattctCTATAATAGTACAGGTCCTAAGGGAAACGAGTGGACCGTACATTCAAATATTTCTAGCTccataaaaaaagaataatttttattaaaattttgaattatcatTTAGATTGTAATGTAAACATTGTATTACATTTAATTCTAtcatattcatataaaaaaacaaaaaacattgaaaaaatacataacaattttttttctttttaaattataagtgaagttgtatatatatttggtttttatagtagttttcaaataaaatttatatgagtatctcatatatatataatatatatatattttgtatatcaaaattagattaaattatttaaaaattaaaatacaaatatattagtattgTGTTTATAAATTACaacttgttaaatttttttaaagaaattttaatatcttaattaaagCAGAAAAACAGCAAGGTCATTACAACGGTCAaagtcattttttatatatcggTACGAGCAGTAAAGTATCTATCTccgaacccgattttcattttactacTCGActccgaccccgaacccgacgggtatctctacttctatactcatccccgattcgtcgggACCGTCGGGTACccgattaaattatttataagattataaagtttgaaaaaaaagaaacacaactttaataaatatttttaacattagtaatatcaaaatattaaaaataaaaataaaaccattacTTACCTATctcataatttttgtaaatcttgAAAAAGATAAACTAGAGTGGAATAAAAGTAGAAtgaacattgaaaaaaaaactagagattgaatatgaagaattatgagagagagtaatattttgttattaaaataaaaattgaagttatgtagaaaaatattgttttgggaatataaaataattaaagttgagTGAAGTGTATTTATGACTATGGTTGGAGTGAAGTgtgaataatatcaaattaaatgatgcatatttattatacatttgcAATGATGAAACATTTTTGAAAAGTCACACATTaacctttaataaaaaaaaaatcaataatattaatataaccgggtatcgggtttgggtttgggtttcgcacactccccatccccgaccccgtacCCGACCGGGTACCTTCTCCCTCTCCCCATGCCCaaccccgaccccgaacccgatttaaaatacccgaacccgactatcgggtacccacgg is part of the Impatiens glandulifera chromosome 1, dImpGla2.1, whole genome shotgun sequence genome and encodes:
- the LOC124921001 gene encoding MDIS1-interacting receptor like kinase 1-like yields the protein MKTPLLFFFIFFSFFYCSIVALGSVNNNNNEQEEEEVTVLLSIKAGFSDPLDQLKDWNHASAQSYCNWNGVQCNSIGNVNTLDLSNMNLTGSISDEIQRLISLTYLNFSCNGFSSVISPSIVNLTSLEVLDVSQNSFSGELPPGFANLVMLKTFNASGNNFTGNVPDDLGRIKTLEDLDLRGNFFQGSIPKSLENLDKLKFLGLSGNNLSGELPKELGRLASLEIIVAGYNDFEGGIPIEIGNLTNLRYIDLAYGNLGGRIPAELGKLKKLETVFLYTNDFEGEIPYEFGNLTSLQFLDLSDNLLSGEIPAEISLLKNLQLLNLMCNRFSGQVPSGIGDLTQLKIVELWNNSFSGSLPSNLGRNSPLQWLDISSNSFSGQIPTTLCGGGKLTKLILFNNGFSGPIPSELSGCGSLVRVRMQNNSLSGGIPVGFGNLGKLQRLELANNNFSGQIPNDLSLSISLSFIDISHNHLQSLIPSSILSIPSLQNFLVADNKLSGEIPDQFQDCPSLLLLDLSSNRFSGHIPASVASCERLVSLNLRNNLLTGPIPRAIAMMPTLSVLDISHNSLTGGIPENFGNSPTLELLNVSYNTLEGPVPSNGMLRTINSEDLIGNVGLCGGVLPPCSGNRTLKQKNPGMHTRHMVATCVIGISIMLAIVISLVSGWSLYYKWRSNGNFCFHESFEMGKSEWPWRLMAFQRLDFTSNDILACIKETNVVGMGGSGIVYKADVPRSDTVVAVKKMWKTGTDEGLDLVGEANMLGRLRHRNIVRLLGLLHNNKETMLIYEYMTNGSLWESLHGKEASEKQLLVDWVSRYNVAVGIAQGLAYLHHDCRPPVIHRDIKSSNILLDMNLEARIADFGLAKTMLKKNETVSVVAGSYGYIAPEYGYTLKVDEKSDIYSFGVVLIELVTGKRPLEAEFGESVEIVEWVRAKIRDKRPLEEALDQNVGGNCKYVQEEMIIMLRIALLCTAKLPKERPTMRDVLTMLGEAKPRRKSSTATNKDKPVFFSPSPTNGIL